One part of the Haliotis asinina isolate JCU_RB_2024 chromosome 2, JCU_Hal_asi_v2, whole genome shotgun sequence genome encodes these proteins:
- the LOC137273674 gene encoding collagen alpha-1(XII) chain-like: MFKVKFRIWIFLVFVVAVRGQRDRTREVGTYGSDVVEGVVSALRDACIFSDDMLFFRRLAYVESKDGASNETYRKGYDGGIWQVDETMFNETKTKMGKSFYATVTQKLGIDWSNVTWSDLRKPLYSGLAAAMYLLGKGAPWLIPAAIDQQEQYWKTHYKANGPNGTFVPLSKELESGCHVDEQVDLLFVIDTTPNTVFDSGHITTFIKNYIQSLHIDHGHAQIAVESYGNDPKVDIPLGTYSTKQSLLNAIDALTFNPGTSNLAKALEVASGVFLPNNGGRNNVAKIIILFSSTPMRLTNEGVLKSIALKNQGVTIYTVGTGLNSDALSQVASAPSCAHTYTVADYRRLEELHPYVARTSCRVAVGLQPGNYKYPCGSNVLVRVQSSSVGATVKVHVTNGTAEVFGSYVSTQPSKDVNEINNTVTPAQSTAIFIRDLRPLTLAVNTEHRHLVSCSGDIEITVEPSVSKRTECQDKNPDIILLLDSSKNKSENDFNSMKDFTSRFASQFKIGSAAAQIGLVTYADKASNRFWLNTFTTQESLQHAIRIQSLNGNKSDLATALKYIREEALQPINGKRQSSSKVLVIVTGSPAQDPVEVLRQTRLIKDEGVRIVVVAVGDAAKDPVIQATASGLVHFQNVSRYSDLPRVAGKAVVESCGDVQLVCMENGLQRTCGIEDLLSSQFASLIVPEHGVIPNSPCSIRLPVPLPIERFPHPTDKDKFILCDNHGQSYLVLCPPDEVFNAVTTECERPTSPRPSTSPIVHPVTHSPFTTPPPASPSTPVPTGTALPSSSNPCSGEIISKGLFFHPYVPDPHKYIHCTGMPNASKLESCPAMKVWRQATTQCENEYITDEVGQAVTSLPNPCMFGTPGFFPHPFDKNAYIQCDAWGEGFLKKCQSGLQFVPGQDTCVRPPST, from the exons AtgttcaaagtgaaattcaGAATATGGATATTTTTGGTATTTGTAGTTGCTGTCCGGGGCCAGAGAGATCGGACCCGCGAGGTCGGTACCTATGGTTCTGATGTCGTCGAGGGTGTGGTCAGCGCACTGAGGGACGCCTGTATTTTCTCTGATGACATGCTGTTTTTCAGGCGTCTTGCTTACGTCGAGTCCAAAGATGGCGCCAGCAACGAAACATACCGTAAAGGGTATGACGGGGGCATATGGCAG GTTGACGAAACAATGTTCAATGAAACTAAAACCAAGATGGGGAAGTCATTTTATGCAACGGTCACTCAAAAGCTTGGCATTGACTGGTCAAACGTGACCTGGTCTGACCTCCGCAAACCGCTCTATTCGGGTCTTGCAGCTGCCATGTACCTGCTAGGTAAGGGCGCGCCTTGGCTGATCCCCGCTGCCATCGATCAACAAGAACAGTATTGGAAAACACACTACAAAGCGAATGGACCCAACGGAACATTTGTCCCCCTTTCCAAAGAACTGGAATCAG GCTGCCATGTAGACGAACAAGTGGATCTTCTCTTCGTGATCGACACGACCCCAAACACCGTCTTTGACTCGGGTCACATCACCACGTTCATAAAGAATTACATCCAGTCTCTTCACATAGACCACGGCCACGCTCAGATTGCCGTTGAGAGTTACGGAAATGACCCCAAAGTGGACATCCCTTTAGGAACCTATTCTACCAAACAGAGCCTGTTGAACGCCATTGATGCCTTGACCTTTAATCCAGGGACATCCAATCTAGCCAAGGCCTTGGAGGTGGCGTCGGGGGTGTTCCTGCCAAATAATGGGGGTCGGAACAACGTTGCTAAGATAATCATCCTGTTTTCTAGTACCCCTATGCGCCTGACCAACGAGGGTGTCTTGAAATCGATTGCGCTTAAGAATCAGGGCGTGACAATATATACTGTGGGCACGGGGCTGAATAGTGACGCTCTGAGTCAGGTTGCTAGTGCCCCTTCTTGCGCCCACACCTACACAGTGGCGGATTATAGGCGGCTTGAGGAACTGCATCCCTATGTTGCACGTACTTCGTGTAGAG TTGCTGTTGGATTACAACCTGGAAACTACAAGTACCCCTGTGGCTCGAATGTGTTAGTTCGAGTACAAAGCAGTTCGGTTGGAGCCACAGTCAAG GTACACGTGACAAACGGAACGGCAGAGGTCTTTGGCAGCTACGTCAGCACTCAGCCAAGTAAAGATGTGAACGAAATCAACAATACAGTCACACCTGCACAGTCCACCGCCATCTTCATCCGGGATCTGAGACCTTTGACCCTGGCAGTGAACACGGAACACCGCCATCTTGTTTCATGTTCTGGGGATATCGAGATCACCGTGGAGCCCTCCGTTTCTAAGAGAACAG AATGTCAGGACAAGAACCCTGATATTATTCTCCTCCTGGATTCCTCAAAGAATAAATCAGAAAACGACTTCAACAGCATGAAAGATTTTACCTCAAGATTCGCCAGTCAGTTCAAGATCGGCTCAGCTGCAGCTCAGATAGGCCTAGTGACGTACGCAGACAAAGCATCCAACAGATTCTGGCTCAACACCTTCACTACACAGGAGTCGCTCCAACACGCTATCCGCATCCAGTCCCTCAACGGAAACAAGTCCGACCTCGCAACTGCCCTGAAGTACATCAGAGAAGAAGCGTTGCAGCCCATCAATGGGAAAAGACAAAGTTCCAGTAAGGTACTTGTGATCGTGACCGGAAGTCCGGCACAAGACCCTGTGGAAGTCCTGAGACAGACTCGGTTAATCAAAGACGAAGGCGTGAGGATCGTTGTGGTTGCCGTCGGGGATGCGGCTAAAGACCCTGTGATTCAAGCGACAGCGTCTGGTCTTGTGCATTTCCAGAACGTGTCGAGGTACAGCGACCTGCCCCGGGTTGCTGGCAAGGCGGTGGTAGAGAGCTGTGGAG ATGTTCAACTCGTCTGTATGGAAAACGGACTACAAAGGACCTGCGGTATTGAGGATTTGCTGTCGAGTCAGTTTGCATCTTTAATTGTCCCAG aACACGGCGTCATTCCCAACAGCCCTTGCAGTATTCGCCTACCAGTCCCTCTTCCCATAGAGCGGTTCCCCCATCCGACCGACAAAGACAAGTTCATCCTCTGTGACAACCATGGGCAGAGCTACCTTGTTCTGTGTCCTCCCGATGAAGTCTTCAATGCTGTTACAACAGAGTGTGAACGGCCAACATCTCCACGACCAAGCACCTCACCCATCGTTCACCCTGTGACGCATTCACCCTTCACGACACCACCTCCAGCATCACCTTCAACACCAGTCCCAACTGGAACAGCGTTGCCTTCATCCTCCAACCCTTGCTCTGGGGAGATCATTTCTAAAGGTCTGTTCTTCCACCCGTATGTCCCCGACCCCCACAAATACATCCACTGCACTGGAATGCCTAATGCTTCCAAACTGGAATCGTGTCCAGCGATGAAGGTATGGCGACAAGCGACCACGCAGTGTGAAAACGAGTACATTACTGACGAGGTTGGTCAAGCTGTCACGTCCCTGCCTAACCCTTGCATGTTTGGTACCCCAGGGTTCTTCCCCCACCCATTCGACAAGAACGCCTATATCCAGTGTGATGCCTGGGGAGAAGGCTTCCTGAAGAAGTGTCAGTCTGGCCTGCAGTTTGTTCCAGGACAAGACACGTGTGTGCGGCCTCCGAGTACCTAG